CATAGATCCTTCCAGACGATCGAATACAAATAAGAAACTATTTAGGTTAGAGGATTGCCAACCTAATGTTGCTGAATTAGTGCCAGAACTGTTTTTAATTGCCCCTAAAATAGTAATAAAAACAGCTCCGCTACTTGATATTCAAGCTGCCATTGCTACACTAAGTGCAGTGAAAAAAGTATTTGTTTTAGCACAGAATAATGAATGCAAGGAAGTGTTATACCTGCTTGAAAAAGGTTTTGCCAATGAACCTGAAATAGAAACGATAAATTTAATAAAAGGCAAGAAACAGGTTTTTAATTTTCTGTTTTCTCAGGAAAAACAAGCTATATCAGACTTCTCTATCCCACTAAAATTTTTATATGAACCAAATGCCTCAGTTATGAAGTCTGGGGCATTTAAACTTATTGCTACACGATTTAATATACAAAAGCTTAGTCCAAACAGCCATTTATATACTTCTCAAACATTAATTAATGATTTCCCGGGCCGTTCTTTTCATATACAGGCAGTTTGCAAATACAATAAAAAAGAGGTGCATCACCATTTAAAAGACAAAAAAGCAAATGTTACTTCGCGGAATTTTAAGGATAATGTAAGTGAAATCGTAAAAAAAACTGGAATTATCCAGGGAGGCGATAAGTATCTGTTTGCAACCACAAATACCGATAAAAAAGCTGTAATTATTATTTGTAATCGAATTTAACTTAATTAATGCTGTTTTTTCCAGTAATTATTTTTTCTTTGTACTTATATTAATTGCTTTCCAATGATTATAAAAAATTTATCTGCTGCATTGCTGGCAATAATTGGCACAGTTTGTTTTGCCCAGGACTTCAATAATTATAGGCCGCTTGTATCTTCAGGGAATATTCCGAAGGATTTTACAACCTTATCCATTGATAAATTTAAGCAGGATATAACAGAGGTTAAAAGCGATAAAAGATCAGAACGTAAAACAAAGGAAAAATTTCTTCTTGAAAGCAATTACCTAATTGATGAGTTATTACTAAGCGGTAGAGTATTGTTTAATGACCCTATTAGCAATTATGTTGAAAGGGTTGCCTCTAATCTTCTAAAGGATCAGCCAGAATTAAAAAGCCAACTTAGGTTTTATGTAATCAAATCAACTGCTGTAAATGCTTTGGCCACAAACAATGGTATTATACTCGTTACAATGGGTTTAATTGCACAGCTCGAAAATGAGGCCCAGTTGGCTTATATTCTCTCTCATGAAATTATACATTATACACATAAGCACAACATCAACAGTTATGTTGAAACCTCCAGGATATTAAAAGGAAAGGATTCATACAGAGGATCAAGTGTGGATGATAAAATATTGGCGCGAAGTAATTATTCCAAAGAACTTGAAACGGAGGCCGATAAAAAAGGGCTTACAGAATTCTTTGAAAAATCTCCTTATGCATCAAGTGCTATTAATGGTGTTTTTGATGTCCTTCAGTATGCATACCTGCCTATTGATGATGTTGAATTTAATAAATCATACTTTGAAAAAGGTGATTTTATTTTCCCCGATACTTATTTTATGGAGGAAATAAGCAAAATAAAAACAAATGAAGATTATGATGATTCCAAAAGCACGCATCCCAGCACAGCAAAAAGAAGAGAAGCTATAGCACGAATGACAAAGGATCTTAAAAATGAAAATAAAAGTATGTTTATTCTCCCTAAAACAGATTTTGATCAGGTCAAAAATATTTCAAGGTTTGAATTAACAAGGCTTTACCTTATAAGAAGGGACTATGGAAATGCCTTGTACAACAGTTTTTTGTTGCTAAGAGATTTTCCCAATAATGCATACCTTGAAAAATCTATTGCTACCTCCTTATATGCCGTAAGTAAATACAAAAATGAAGGCCTTGCCTCACAGGTGCTTCACCCATTTAAGAATATTGAAGGACATTCTCAACAGGTTTTTCACCTGCTTTTTAAAATGTCAAAAAAAGAATCCACTATTCTTGCATTGAAGTATTCATGGGAAATAAATAAAAAGCATCCGGGTGATAATACACTTGAAAAAATAGTTGATGAATTGTTTTACGATCTTGTTTATGTACAAAAAAATCAACCCAAAGACTTTTTTGATAAATCTAAAAATGACCTTATTCATGCACATTTAAGAGATAGCCTGGCTGAGCAAAAGCCTGCTGAAGAATTAAGTAAATACGAAAAAATTAAAAGAAAGAAAACAGAAACATTAGGCGGTGATGAAGATTTTTGGAGATTTGCTTTCGTGGATATATCAAAGGAAAAAGAATTTAGCACTAAATTTAATGAACTCGTTGAACAAAGAATATCAGAGGAAGATGAAAGGGACAGAATTAAAACCCGGGAGGAGAGAAAAACACTCGCAAATAAAATTAAGAAAGATAAAAAATTCACAAAAAAATACGGTTATGCACTGGGTATAAATAAAATTGTTCTGGTAAATCCTGTTTATGTAAAAGTAGATCAAAGAAAAAAAGATAATGTAAAATACATTGATTCGGAAATCAGCCAATTGGATTTTGTAAAAAAAATCAATGAAAACGCAAATATTTCAGGTGTAGAGGTGAACATACTTGATGCTAAAACCTTCAAAGAAAACGATGTGGAGGCTTTCAATGATTATTCCCTTATGAGGGATTGGATGAATGAACGTTTTAATCACGACAGCCAGATGAAAATTGTTAGTTCCGAAACAAATAATATACATGAAATATCAAAAAAACACAATACCAAGTATTTTAATTGGATGGGAGCAGTAGCCTACCGACAAAAAAAGAATGATATTGGATATTACCTTTGTTTATCTGCAGTTGGAATCTATACTCTGCCTTTAGGAATTATATATGCACTTACTCCTGGCTATTATACATATTATTACAATATTCTTTTTGATGTTGAAACAGGAAAAATGGAAATGTTAATCTCAGTGGGTACAAATAGAAAAGACAGAGATTCTCTTTTAAATTCCAAAATTTACGATACTTTTATTCAAATGAAAAACAAACCCAGAAATAAATAAATTCAAACTCAATGAAAAGCACAGGTATTGTTTTTTTATTCCAATTCATGATTCTGCTCTGCTTTGGACAGGAAGTTCCCGGATATCAAGGAAAAAGGTTTTCTGCCAATTACGATGGTTTTATTTTTCCCGCTTTATTTCATCCAACAGGAGAGTTTTACGAAACAAGTAGTTTAGCCTTTAACAAAAGGCATAGTTTAGGAATAGATTATGTTATTTCAAGGTCTAGTTCCATGGGAATGGATTTGCAAACCTTTAAAACAGGTTTTTCTTTTAAAAATTATGGAAATACCAGGGGTTCTATTGCAGCAAAAAATATAGGCATATATTTTAAAAATTTTCATAAAAACGATATTGCTCCCCTGGGTCTTTATTCTAAATATGAACTGTTATTCCTAAGTTATAACGTATCTTATTCCGCTGAAAGGGTATTTAAGAATTTACATGAAAGTGAACAATATCCTAGTTATACAAATTTAGGGCCTTATACAGCCCTAATGTTTGCATACTCAATTGGAAAACAAGCTGTGTATTTTGACAGATTAATTTTAAATGGAAGTTTTCAATCTGCATTTAGTCCTAAAATGTTTGGAAAATTTTTCGCTCAGGGTATAGGGGATAACCCTTCTGAAAAGAAATATATTGAACAAATAACCCAATCCAGGTTGTTTGGTGCTTATTTTATCAATTTTAATTTAGGAATTGGTTACCTGATTTTTTAGGGAATAATTTTAACTGCTTTCCCAGGTCTTTTGAGGTAAAGTCATAGTTTGTGGATCATTTAATTTTTTACCCTTAGTTTTCTTTTAATTTCAAATATTCCTTGTTCATGGTTTAAAGATAAATTCCACTATTATTCCATAGTTAACAAATAAACTAGGGTATAAAAGGAAAATTTATTCAGAGTTAAAACGTTAATTTATAAGGATCAATATTAGTTTTAATCACCATTTAATGAATTACAGTATTATTTATTTTAAAAAGAATGACACAAGATAGGATAAACAAAAGTGAAGAGGAATGGAAAAAAGAACTTACAGAGGAGCAATTTAACGTATTAAGAAAAAAGGGTACGGATGCTCCATTTAAAGGGAAATTCACCTATCATAAAGAAAAAGGAATTTATGTTTGTGCCGCTTGTGGAAATGAATTATTCGGTTCCGAAACAAAATTTGATTCAGGGTGTGGATGGCCAAGTTTTTATGATTCCCTGGATAAATCTAAAATTAAAGAGATAAGAGACCTTAGTCATGGTATGGTAAGAACTGAAATTCTCTGTGCCAAATGCGGAGGTCATTTAGGACATGTGTTTGATGATGGCCCTGCCCCTACAAAGCTCCGTTTTTGTGTTAATAGTGCATCTCTCGATTTTAAGAAATCAGAATAATTTTAAATGATAAAATTAATACGAACATTTTGTTTTTTTATTTAAAATCATTTCCTGATTGTTTTAAATAAAAAAGGAACAGAAAAATAAAAGTTATATCAAAAAATAAACCATTGGCAGCAATACAACCCCTTGCGGAAAGATTAAGACCTTCATCACTGGATAATTATATTGGGCAAAAACATCTGGTAGGGGATAATGCTATTTTAAGAAGCGTAATTCAGTCAGGAAATATTCCATCTATGATTCTTTGGGGTCCTCCTGGAGTTGGTAAAACTACATTGGCCAATATCATTTCCAGGGAACTCAAAAGACCTTTCTACTCCTTGAGTGCAATTAATTCCGGGGTTAAAGACATTCGGGAAGTGATTGAAAAGGCTCAAAAACAATCCCTTTTTGCAAGTGGAAATCCTGTTCTTTTTATTGATGAAATTCACCGTTTCAGTAAATCTCAGCAGGATTCATTGTTGGGTGCCGTTGAAAAAGGGGTTATTACATTGATTGGGGCAACTACTGAAAATCCATCTTTTGAGGTTATTTCAGCACTTTTATCCAGATGTCAGGTATATGTACTTAAATCCCTTGATAAAGAAGATCTTTTAGAATTGCTGGATATTGCTATAAAAACCGACACTGAACTTAAAAGAAAAAAAATTGAAATTCAAGAATACGAAGCCTTACTTAGGTTATCAGGAGGTGATGCACGCAAACTGCTTAATATTTTCGAGTTGGTTGTAAGTTCATTTGAATCATCGGATGTGCTAATAACAAATGAACTTGTAATGGACAGGGTTCAGCAGAATATTGCTATTTATGACAAAGCTGGAGAGCAGCATTACGATATTATTTCAGCTTATATTAAATCAATCAGGGGGAGTGATCCCAATGCGGCAGTATACTGGCTTGCCAGAATGATTCAAGGAGGGG
This is a stretch of genomic DNA from Bacteroidota bacterium. It encodes these proteins:
- a CDS encoding RsmD family RNA methyltransferase codes for the protein MNLQSLLDPEIQKFIIEHQYDDLRLLALKLSSDKNPFGKEILNQVQGRQKAKNKIPDWLQIPNVLFPTGISIEQSSSEATAKYKASLFSGKKLIDLSSGLGVDSFYLSKVFDQVVLVEPNEQLLEIVKHNFQSAGIKNASFYNNTAEYFIHHNSPKADLIYIDPSRRSNTNKKLFRLEDCQPNVAELVPELFLIAPKIVIKTAPLLDIQAAIATLSAVKKVFVLAQNNECKEVLYLLEKGFANEPEIETINLIKGKKQVFNFLFSQEKQAISDFSIPLKFLYEPNASVMKSGAFKLIATRFNIQKLSPNSHLYTSQTLINDFPGRSFHIQAVCKYNKKEVHHHLKDKKANVTSRNFKDNVSEIVKKTGIIQGGDKYLFATTNTDKKAVIIICNRI
- a CDS encoding M48 family metalloprotease, with the translated sequence MIIKNLSAALLAIIGTVCFAQDFNNYRPLVSSGNIPKDFTTLSIDKFKQDITEVKSDKRSERKTKEKFLLESNYLIDELLLSGRVLFNDPISNYVERVASNLLKDQPELKSQLRFYVIKSTAVNALATNNGIILVTMGLIAQLENEAQLAYILSHEIIHYTHKHNINSYVETSRILKGKDSYRGSSVDDKILARSNYSKELETEADKKGLTEFFEKSPYASSAINGVFDVLQYAYLPIDDVEFNKSYFEKGDFIFPDTYFMEEISKIKTNEDYDDSKSTHPSTAKRREAIARMTKDLKNENKSMFILPKTDFDQVKNISRFELTRLYLIRRDYGNALYNSFLLLRDFPNNAYLEKSIATSLYAVSKYKNEGLASQVLHPFKNIEGHSQQVFHLLFKMSKKESTILALKYSWEINKKHPGDNTLEKIVDELFYDLVYVQKNQPKDFFDKSKNDLIHAHLRDSLAEQKPAEELSKYEKIKRKKTETLGGDEDFWRFAFVDISKEKEFSTKFNELVEQRISEEDERDRIKTREERKTLANKIKKDKKFTKKYGYALGINKIVLVNPVYVKVDQRKKDNVKYIDSEISQLDFVKKINENANISGVEVNILDAKTFKENDVEAFNDYSLMRDWMNERFNHDSQMKIVSSETNNIHEISKKHNTKYFNWMGAVAYRQKKNDIGYYLCLSAVGIYTLPLGIIYALTPGYYTYYYNILFDVETGKMEMLISVGTNRKDRDSLLNSKIYDTFIQMKNKPRNK
- the msrB gene encoding peptide-methionine (R)-S-oxide reductase MsrB produces the protein MTQDRINKSEEEWKKELTEEQFNVLRKKGTDAPFKGKFTYHKEKGIYVCAACGNELFGSETKFDSGCGWPSFYDSLDKSKIKEIRDLSHGMVRTEILCAKCGGHLGHVFDDGPAPTKLRFCVNSASLDFKKSE
- a CDS encoding replication-associated recombination protein A encodes the protein MAAIQPLAERLRPSSLDNYIGQKHLVGDNAILRSVIQSGNIPSMILWGPPGVGKTTLANIISRELKRPFYSLSAINSGVKDIREVIEKAQKQSLFASGNPVLFIDEIHRFSKSQQDSLLGAVEKGVITLIGATTENPSFEVISALLSRCQVYVLKSLDKEDLLELLDIAIKTDTELKRKKIEIQEYEALLRLSGGDARKLLNIFELVVSSFESSDVLITNELVMDRVQQNIAIYDKAGEQHYDIISAYIKSIRGSDPNAAVYWLARMIQGGEDPSFIARRLLILASEDIGIANPTALVIANNCFQAVNVIGWPESRIILSQATIYLASSPKSNSAYMAINEAQQLVNETGDLPVPLHIRNAPTKLMKELGYGKAYEYSHSYENNFSAQEYLPEKIKETIFYNPGNNDKEKQIRENLKTLWKKYKY